The nucleotide window GTGACATTACAGCGGACTCTGTGACTTACTTTATgtatgttttcagttcctgacaATAGCGGGGTTtgcgggtttgtttcctttttttcaatgCAACAACTGAGCAATTGAAATTGAACAATttcaatttaaatttaaacagTGCAATTCAGAAAGAAATATTTACAATCAAATTCTAAAGTCACAAATATCAACCCATAAATCAGATGGGAGAAGATGGATTGATTGCAAAGCATCTATTTCACCAGCAGATGACGGCTGTATGTTCTTTGATAGTAATAGTTCTTTTTTGAtactttgttttaaaaagtagtagtggtggtagcctagtgggtaacacacttgcctatgaaccagaagacccgggttcgaatccaacttactaccattgtgtccctgagcaagacacttaaccctaagttgctccggggggggggggctgtccctgtaactactgattgtaagtcgctctggataagggcgtctgataaatgctgtaaatgtaaaagcctCGCTTCACCATGTATTCCTGATTAACCTTAGCACATATTGTAGACCAGACTCAAAACTATGCAGTCTATGTAACATGTGTCAGGCTTGAcggcagctgggctccacacctgactccaatcctgacgccccataaatgccagagacttccgccccttcgagatctccggcattttcgcgaacttgacattgtaaccgtgtaggtgttagtattttcagttctggcaatcgccacacgcctgcgggtttgtttgtgttgttcccctttatttcccgtttttggccaccgcgccattctttctttgtgtttattgtttgttataataaaaacccttcccagtatgtcagacctctgcgcttccttcccccgtaagtccgtagtcgtgacagaatgccagagatcCACCCAAAAgcacagaggtaaaaagcagagtaGAAAATGCACTGCGAAGGACACAGCCCGGCGCGGGCGGAGTGGGCGGAGcaaggacgttggcgtcggcagcagcgaggaagtgacgtgggcagcgagcgcagaggatgcgacccccacgatcttcgccatgtcgagcaaagaactctgcgctctgctggccaggctccccgtggactgggacgacactgACGACGACGAGAGAACGGGAGACGGGAGTTGGGCTCCACCCATCGCagcagtctgcgatcgtcgcgaggtccgtggggacccacgtcacttccaggggggtgagaagcgacaacagcggcgtccctccagcgaggaggtgggcaggctccagcccgaatggccagagtactgtccctgggagttgatcgcaccctgggtccaggatgtccgcagggtggacgaccctcggagtcaccggtgggaggacacggatgacgtgagcgacaatgacgtggattttcgttgggcagtcggggccgggatggctccacccagcgcacacgtccgagattgtcgcgacatccatGAAGATCcacgaggtcgacacggactacgacgaggatgacggcaattgggcagtcggtgccgggatggctccgcccatcgtgcccgtccatgatcgttgcgaggtccgtggagacccacatcagtcccagaggtgtgacaacagcgaggaggaagacagcgatgcgggggtaagctggtggaacagggcgacaggaggtcgccagccagcaactgcactgccggaactgcctcacagggaagacgCCCTTCCAGCTtcggtcgccgacccgccttccctctgcccggacgttccccagctgatcggcagcgcagcaccagcgcccccgcatgctggagaagacgtccaccaccccccacgcccaccaccatctccagcgatgtgcccagccccgtgtgggacagcccaatggtcccaggacccttcagtggggcagcagacacggatgaggtcaccaccatcctcacgtgtctgactggatcagcatggggctggagcgcagccctctggcagcagggagagacagacaggagttttcgggacttccagcagagactgagggcggagtttgatcggccagagcctgagccagggatcgaactctgcccctccacatccagcaccagtcaggatccggggcaagaagaccaagcactggcgggcgacgagaaggtcgcacctcccgagaacCTGGCTGttccccctgaggaggtcccggagagcccagagagggagccagacgaccctctcttctgtctgtctctgtctgtgtgtgtttgcatggtatatgtgtccgtatgtcgcccccacttcccctctttgtgtccaccagatgacgacccagccgcggagccgaaccccaaaGAGggggttcctgacccgaatgtgctggtccaaggcgaggtggacaagccccaaggtacccctaagtccagccggggggggtgctcccccaaagaattttttgggggggggtgcagttcaggttagggactcctcctgaggggagggtaggtggggaagcgattgagctgggtcctccggtagccggtgaggagggtgggccaggcatgggtctgtgtccgcctccagaggggtggagcgccatagagccccctggtaggcatgatgtgtttattgtttgttataataaaaacccttcccagtatgtcagacctctgcgcttccttcccccgtaagtccgtagtcgtgacaacatGCCAGTTACAATAAAATGCCAGTTAACAACAAGAACCTCCTAATCATGAGTTGGAATGAAACACTGCTTTGTCCCTGAtctttaaatgtaatttcacatgctgagttaaacataaaaaatttaatacTCTATCAGAGAGAAAAATACTTGCTACATAGAGATATAACATTTGCAACGCAACACCCCCTCACACTTCCTCAGTATGCAAATCAACAGCCAATTGCACATTAGTGCAGAAACAGTCCTGTATGTCTCACTCATCAGTATAGTACAACCTGGATCCTCACCTTGTCCACTGAAGAAGATTCCAGGAGGTAGGGtgcttacccactaggctactactagggtggtagtagcctagtgggtaagacactcgcctatgaaccagaagacccaggttcataccccacttattaccagtgtgtccctgagcaagacacttaaccctaagttgctccagggtgggactgtccttgtaactactgattgtaagttgctctggataagggcgtctgataaatgctgtaaatgtaaatgaggtcaGTAGAAAAGCTTGTTTGATTAATTTAGAACCTGTTTCTAATGTAGAATGTCAACAAAAATTTAATAGAGCAACCTGTAGTCTGCTTGAAGTTGTGTTTGTGTCATAAACTAATTGATGGTAAAATACAGAAGTATTTCACTCACTAATGCATCAGTTAATTCCATACATGCTTCTTTAATTGGTTATTGGATGATAGGTGACAACCATTAATACACATAAACGTTTTTTCAAGGCTGAACATACATGTAGTGGTTGACTGGAGTGAATGGGAAGATGAAGAGATGAAAAAACCCAGTGAGGAGGGTAGCGGTGTATGGAGGGTTGCTTTAACAGTTAATGACCTTTCATGAAATTTCCAACTGAACTTTGTTCAAAAGAACTGAAGGAGGTTTGCCAGAATCTTACAATTTCACTTCTGTGTTACGCTTCAACAAGATCATGCGAAaatcatgtgaaagtgaagtgattgtcacttgtgatacacagcagtacagcacacggtgcacacagtgaaatgtaaaCAGGAGCTAAAAGCTCAAATTCTGTTCATACATTTAGATTCTTTCTCTAAAATATAATCAACTGAATACAAATAAATTTAAACACATATGCACATCTACTCATATCTGTTTTACTTGTTTCTTTAAGGTAATGGTGTGGAGATGATTGTTGCTGGTCTGTTTGCTTATTTTGTAGCTCTGCTAGAACTTGATTTATAATATTATGAGCTCAGAGATGTGAAAGATGTCACTTTTGAAGGCATTGAGAAGCTGAAGCTGTAAACAAAATCATCAACATTCAACTATATATATCTTTAGGGGGTTAGTGAGACTGACAAAATTTGATCTTCAAAACAATCCTCTGATCCACACCGTTGAAAAGTCATTAAGTGGACTGGTGAATCTCTAGGAGTTTAATTTGCACTACCTGATCTTTTCGAGGTGGTCTGCAGCACAGGAGCCCCACAGGGAACATTCTGCCATGTTCCTCCTCACCATATACATTGCAGACATCACTTAAATTTCAGAAGCTAActaacatcagtacagcctaaaagAAAGGAATTTTCCAgtggggacaactcaaacacacacaaaagttaaagggcacataaagctaacaggctaaaataggctaacaacaaaggggtctatcacacaaagcaacaagacacatgaataagagccccaacggagctccttgcagatctccgtggaccctggggacctcccaaaagagtaagggcctagcggACCCTGGAGTCCTACCAAACACCATTCAAAGTCTATTTATATAGGTGAAGGTGACCaaaaggcagatggtaggtggagctggtaggcttcaactcctcccatgaagtcaacctaaaagggacaggacacaaaaacacagccagccacacagaacacgtgggagcgtacatCCAGGGACGCAAcacttggtgttcatctgaactataaactggactggactcacaagTACAAGTATTatgccctctacaggaaagggcagagcaggctgtacaagtttcttaaaatgttctgtaaagGGCCACAATTGTCCTTTTATGGGTTTGACATTTTTCTTGATATAAATATTacgattttattttattcatttatattttctatAATGTGGGTCGTTCATGTGtttgtgatgatgtgtgtgtccatgtggtcttgtgttttggcCACTTGTAAAATAACAGAGGAATTGATTGTCCTGCTGTATGTTTGCATTCCTTGGTGAGCGCAGGGaggtatgtttattttcatgtgtaTTCATAATTCtgaattgtgtaaaatgtatagttatgtgtatgtttctgtctattttaatgtagttttcaTGGTGCTGTAAAGAGACAAAGACTGGATGGGTTCTCAAGAACTTTGCAAAAATAAACtttgtcaagtcaagtcagctttattgtcaattctgccacatgtacaggacatgcggagaattgaaattacgttactctctgacccatacaagtaacattaaatacaaaaacagtaacagtaacaaatacaaagtataaatacaatttaaaaaaaaaaacacaatatacaattttaaaaacaccatatacaaataagggcacatggtggagagtgcaaaaccaggagagtgcaaaaccaatagtgcaacagaggtaagtttaaagtgacgaagtgacaagtgaggtagttggcagaccagagctgcacagagtgactggtgcatggtcagtttgtgtgagttagagttcagaaagtttgtggagctgaagaggggagtgaggggagtgggggcagagccgggagggagttgagtttcctgacagcctgatgggtgaagctgtccttcagtctgctggtcctggcctggagactccgcagtctcctccctgatggcagcaggctgaagaaggtttgcattgggtgggtgggatcagctgctatgccgagggctttcttggtgaggcgtgtactgtagatgtcttggagggaggggagagggacaccgatgatttgAAAACCAGTTTGGTTTTTATGATCTATAGGTTTTATGAAAACGAAAAATTTTGAAAAAGCCAAACAGttccaaatgttttatttgtgagtgtgaccatgtaaatttcccacttgagGGAGTAATAAAAGATAATCTTCTCTGGGCTTGATCTTCTTTATGATGGTGGTGCTTCTTCTTCAGTGGACAAGGtcctttctttctccctctttacCACATTTCTCATGGTTGGCTGGGGGAAGTCATGTGGAGGGACAGAAGGCAGCATTATGCCTACGGCGCTTTTTATATCCTACAGTGGGAGGGATGAGTGCTGGGTGGTGGATGAAGTTTTAACACCGGAATATTCaagtataaaataaattatgtcaGAAGTCAAGTCATtatgaaacagcacagcacacagtgacacaatgaaatgtgtcctctgaatttaacccatgaccttgattagcagtgggcagccatgacaggcgcccggagaacagtgtgtggagacggtaccttgctcagtggcaccttggtggcaaccTTTCGACTGAcacactaggccaaccactgaataaaaaaattcattcataaaatgaaagtcattttaaatacattatttagaGGGGAAAATCCAGAGAGATTGGATCTGTTTAGGGTTGTTCTGGGCTCTGAGGGCTTCAACTCAGGGACTCAATACTGGGATGTTGTTTTCGGGGAAAATACAGGCTGGGCTCTGGGTGTCATGACAGAATCTGCAGAGAGGAAGGGAATAATTTCAAGCAGGAGTGTTACtattaaataattatgaaatattaaatttaTCATAATCCaagtgtctggctgtgttttcagatggttcacaggcgagtgtgctacccactaggctactaccaccctatctgTATGGGGGGAACAAACAATATAACACACATCTAcgcacagaggacacatatcactGTGTGAACTGGATGCTGTCCTGTTGAGTGTCACATGTgaatactgaaagtgaagtgattgtcattgtgaaaaactgtagcaccacacacagtgacacaacaaaatgtgtcctctgctttttattttaatgtagttaatgtagtttattttaatgtagttaacacactcgcctatgaaccagaagacccaggttcaaatcccacttactaccattgtgtccctgagcaagacacttaaccctgagttgctcaagggggactgtccctgtaactactgattgtaagtcgctctggataagggcgtctggtaaatgctgtaaatgtaaatgtcttatcATCATCCTTAATGAGCAATTATGCTCCATTCAAAGAGTGGCAGCATAGACAGTCCTCATGACATcgtaaggggaaaggttacctcccgtttctcatgaaTTTTGCACCCAttccctaaaacattatctccacagAATGTCATGGCTTCCAATCGTGTGAAGTATTGCAGTTAATCGGTGATTTGATGTAAAAttgaacacaaatgtatttttcttgttcCATCACACGAGAccagaaccagtgggttcataaatttttttctggaaaaacgcagacacttCCTCTTTGCGGcacacaggaagtgttgatgacgaatgcccctcaacttctataggccactctcctccttgtcccgcctctctcctcctcatttgcatttaaagctacagacaccgaaacggacagagagagagacgtcagatatagaattaggggaccaacaagactgatataaaagcaaaaatgtttctctgtataagggcggtaaaaacataaatgtgaaCTGTTTATGTCGGTTCCACCTGGTGTGACTGGGACCAACCTCTGCCTGTGAGACATCGAGATTAATTCCTGTCAAGTCCTGTCACGCCGGAGTCTGATATACGGAAGATGAGGGACAGCAAAGGGACAAGGGAAAGAACACTTTATTGCCGTTCAGgtattttattcaacatttgtaaactccatgttatgttacagtacaAACTAATATTCTGTAAACTGGAAGTaagctgcagtgctgcagatttTGATCGTGAGGATTATAGATGGAATAAAACGAGTTACAGTCAAGATTCTTCTCaacagtgaaagtaaaagttaaaCCAGCAGGTCTGGTCTTTGGAAAAGAATATGGCTTCAAACTCTTTCTCAGAAGAGGacctctcctgtcctgtgtgctaTGAAATCTTCAAGGATCCTCTCCTCCTGTCCTGTAGTCACAGCGTCTGTAAAGTTTGTCTGAGGCAGTTCTGGGAGAGTAAAGGATCTCGAGAATGTCCAGTCTGTAGGAGAAGGAGCTCAAAACCTGAACCTCCTGTTAATCTTGCTTTAAAGAACCTGTGTGAGTCCTTCTCAGTAGAAAAGATCCAGAGATCTTCAGCAGGGTCTGAAGTTTTCTGCAGTCAACACGGTGAGAAACTCAAACTCTTCTGTCTGGAGGAtcagcagcttgtgtgtttggtgtgtcgggattcagccaaacacagaaaccacagattCCAGCCTGTAGATGAAGCAGCAGTGGAATTTAAGGTATcattaaaaaattatacaattatgGTCGGTATAATCAGTCAAACGTTTGTTTTCATGAACCTGTTTAAATATACGATCAatttttattgatattatttaaaaaatgtaatattttctaGCAAGACACTAAAAACAATAATGAGCTGAATGTTTCAGGTCTGTTACATGATGAATCTTCCTGATTTTTTtcaggagaatctgaagatgaaaCTGAAGCCCCTACAGGAGACGCTGAAGATCTTTAAAGACGTTAAACTTACCTGGAATCAAACAGCAGAGaagattcaagtaaaataataaaatacaacattacaaacactgaatataaataatactGTACAGCTACAATTTAGCAATAAGAACAAAGTCTGTAaacagaatattaacaatatcaacgttaatcacacacagatccagatccaacacacagagaggaggattaaggaggagtttgagaagcttcaccagtttctacgagatgaagaagcagccaggatagcagcactgagggaggaagaggagcagaagagtcagatgttgaaggagaagatggagaagatgagtagagagatttcatctctttcagacacaattAGAGCCGTAGAAGAGGAGATGGGAGCTGAAGACGTCTCATTCCTTCAGGTACCAAGACTGTTCTTGCTCTACcaggatttttatagattttattaataataactggcaAATTCCTGTTTCTCAGAACTACAGAACCACCATTACAAGGTAACTGACAGGCTTCTCTATCATCTCTGTGGTTCTGAacccaaacccacagcagctctgactcctgaatgttattccagaacccagtgcagactggagcatccaaagaggctttcaggagccctgatccatgtggagaaacacctggagaacctgaagttttcagtctgggagaagatgcaggagattattcaCTATAGCgagtctctcacacacgcgTGCACATATATaagtaattttaaaaaaataatttgtaataaacgcacaatatttttttcataatttgctCTTTGAAAAAATGTCCTCTCTGGTGTTTATTCAGTCATATCAATCCTAACTTCTGAATATAAATATCAGACCTGCATCTTCTCCACCAAACCtcatatgtgtgtttttctctctacagctcctgtgactctgaatcccatcactgctcacccacaactcgtcctgtctgaagatctgaccagTGTGACATTCAGTGATGAGAGACAGAAGCTTCCTGACAATCCAGAGAGATTTGATTACAACACGGCTGTTCTGGGATCTGAGGGCTTCAACTCAGGGACTCACTGCTGGGATGTTGATGTCggggaaaatacattttggagaCTGGGTGTCATGACAGAATCTGCAGAGAGGAAGGGAGCACTTTACAGGAAAAGTGGAATCTGGTGTATGGGTTATTATGCCAGTAAATATAGAGCAGGTTCTACACCGAATCCAGAGACTCTCCTCAATGttaacaggaagctgcagaagatcagagtgaCGCTGGACTGGGACGGAGGAAAGTTGTCGTTCTCTGAtgctgttaataacacacatctacacactctcacacacactttcactgagagAGTCTTTCCTTATTTTAATACTGTCTGTAAACTCTCTTCTCTGAGGATCTTACCAGTGAAGGTTCGTGTATCAGTAGAACATCAGAGCTGAAGACGATGCTGCATCAGTTTTTGGGTTTTAAACTTCACAGAAACGAGTCCCAGAGTCTGATGCTtgtttctcaatttttttctgttcacaaTGAATTGTTAGTCTATAAATCTCATATTTGGGgtgtttttgatgatgatgatgatgatggtatcAGTGTTGTAGTTGAGAGGAAGCAGCTGCTGAATAGGAGCTGATCCTcacacagcagaacacacacaggacctcacagacacacatttacatttagagtatttaccagacgtccttatccagagctccttatca belongs to Denticeps clupeoides chromosome 9, fDenClu1.1, whole genome shotgun sequence and includes:
- the LOC114797453 gene encoding zinc-binding protein A33-like, with the protein product MASNSFSEEDLSCPVCYEIFKDPLLLSCSHSVCKVCLRQFWESKGSRECPVCRRRSSKPEPPVNLALKNLCESFSVEKIQRSSAGSEVFCSQHGEKLKLFCLEDQQLVCLVCRDSAKHRNHRFQPVDEAAVEFKENLKMKLKPLQETLKIFKDVKLTWNQTAEKIQIQIQHTERRIKEEFEKLHQFLRDEEAARIAALREEEEQKSQMLKEKMEKMSREISSLSDTIRAVEEEMGAEDVSFLQNYRTTITRTQCRLEHPKRLSGALIHVEKHLENLKFSVWEKMQEIIHYSESLFLSTAPVTLNPITAHPQLVLSEDLTSVTFSDERQKLPDNPERFDYNTAVLGSEGFNSGTHCWDVDVGENTFWRLGVMTESAERKGALYRKSGIWCMGYYASKYRAGSTPNPETLLNVNRKLQKIRVTLDWDGGKLSFSDAVNNTHLHTLTHTFTERVFPYFNTVCKLSSLRILPVKVRVSVEHQS